Part of the Nitrospirota bacterium genome is shown below.
CTCTGGGTCGCTTAAGCCTTGGTTGGAATTGCGGCGGCAGGAGCAGCCGGCTTCGGAAGAAATTCCTTGTAGCCATACCGCTCGGCCAGATACTGCTTGGCCTCTTCGCTCACATATTCCGTGAACTGATACCGGTCGTTCTCGACGTTCTTCGCGTCTTCCATGACCTTGTCGGTCGGAATCGCATACTCAATGTTACAGGAGGTGTAAGCCTGAATGTAGGTGGAGCCCACTTCGCGGGCGATCAACACGGCTTTCTTGATGACGCTCTCGACGCGGCGGGGATTGTTCGGGACGACCGTCGCCACGTAGGCACAGCCGGCCACCTTCGCCATCTGCAACATGTCCATCTTCTCGAACTTCTTGCCCAAGGGGGCCATCTTCAATACGGCGCCACGGTTGGTCATCCCGCTCTCCTGGCCGCCGGTGTTGCCGTACACTTCATTGTCCAACATGATCGTGGTGAACCGCTCCTTGCGGAACCAGGAATGGAGGACCTGCTGGAAACCGATGTCGGCCGTGCCACCGTCTCCCGCAATGACCACCACATCTTTCGGCTTGTCGCCGAACCGCAGCCGCAAGCCACGAGACAGTCCGCTCGCGACACCGTTCTGGTCGCCGTAGTTGCCGTACACAAAAGGGATCGCCGCCTGCGAAATCGCCAACCGTCCGCAGCCTGCCGTGCCGACGGTGATGGTGTCTTCCGGGTTGGGGAAGGCAATGATCGCCAGCCGGATGAACAGGGTCATCGCGCAACCGGCGCACATCGGATGCTCTTCAAGAATTTCCTTGAAGCTCCCCATTTGGGAGACAGAAATCTTCTTGCCAAAGGGGCCATGCTCGACCATGTCCCGATATTCTTTGGGCATGAACTTCTCAAAGCCACCGGAAAATTTTACATAATCAAGACTCATCGGAACACCTCCCTCTATCGTTGCAACGGAAATCCGTTGCCTGTCGGAAAGACGCGGTTATGTGCAACAAACCCGCAGGAAGTCGAGGTTGGAAAAACAGAACCGACCCGCGCATAGACAGTCAAACGAATTTGTATGGTAGCAAAGCCCAAAAAAGACTGTCAATGAGAAACGTCGGCACATCCTCGAACCACATGCGCACGGTAAAATTCTATAACTTCCTGATAATCAACACAACTTCACAGAAGGCCCACCGTGCCAAAAAGAAGGCCTAGCGCATCACCGGCCCGTAGGCCATTCGCCCTAACAACCGGCGTTTTGGCAATATTTCCGCATTAAATCAGAACCAGCAACCCGCGGCACAGCATGAGAGAGAGATTGCCGATTCCGCAAAATCTGTCTAGACTAACCTTCTATGCCAACACGCGTAATGATCCCAGGGGAAGACGACAGCGCGCAGCAGGCCGGCGGAGTCCATAAGCGCCCCCCGATTCCCGACGGGTCGCTCAAGGCCGAGTGCCCGAAGTTCATGAGCCACGGCCCCTGTGGAGGCGTGCGCAAGGGGGGCTTCTGCGAGGTGTACCCAGAGATGACCTGCCCCTGGGTCACCCTCTACATTCAATTGGAAAAAATCGGCCAGCTGGAATGGATGAAACAAGTCTAGAAAGACGTGAGGCGTAAAACGTGAAACGTAAAACAGTAAAAAGAAAATCCACGACGACCAAGCTTGGCTATGACGAGCGCCATGCCAAGAGCGGCATCACGGCCCCCCTGCCGGACATTGAGACCTTCCCGAACCAATACAAGGGCTACGAGATCACCATCGAGATTCCTGAGTATACCGCTATCTGCCCGAAAACGGGCCTCCCGGACTTCGGCACCATTACCCTGCATTACAAACCAGGCAAAAAATGCCTAGAGCTGAAGTCGCTGAAAATGTATCTCCATGCCTACAGAAATCTCGGCATCTTCTACGAAAACGCCGTCAACCGCATCCTGCACGATATCGTGAAGGCCTGTCGGCCGGTCCAGGCACGCGTCACAGGCGAATTTACGGCGCGCGGCGGGCTATCCAGTAAAATCGAAGCAACTTATCCCTAAGAATTCAACGCTGTCCACGGCAGCACCTTCCTCCGTTAGCATAACCATTCCACTCGCATCGAAAACAGTGGCGGCTCGGCCGAGCCCCAACGCTTAGAATCATTACCATGCGGCAGCCACCGGACGATGAGGAGCTGGCCTGCGAACTGGAGCCTGTGGATAGTGCAGATTCAGCTCCAGTGTCTCTCCTCCGATAAGGTATCTACTAAGCAATAAGCCAATCGCCTCTTTCTGTTCTCATTGAGGAAGCCGCATGAACTCACAGAACACGCTTGCCTCAAAGGCGGAGCCCCAATCATTCAAACACCGGCTTACAGTACTTGTCGGTGTCGCGGCCATCGCCACAGGGGGATTCACCCTCGCGGTGTACGATACGGTCACGACGGTGCAGATTGATGGACCGCTCTATACCCAAATTGTCCGGACCAAGGACCTGGCAGCCGATGCACTCCCGCCTCCACTGTACATCGTGGACTCTTACCTCGTGACGCTGGAACTGCTGAGTGCCCCAGCCGAGAAACAAGAAGCCCTCGTCGCACGATTCAAACAACTCGAGCAAGATTTCCTTGCCAAGCAAGCCGAATGGCGCGTCCGCCTGCCT
Proteins encoded:
- a CDS encoding thiamine pyrophosphate-dependent enzyme, whose product is MSLDYVKFSGGFEKFMPKEYRDMVEHGPFGKKISVSQMGSFKEILEEHPMCAGCAMTLFIRLAIIAFPNPEDTITVGTAGCGRLAISQAAIPFVYGNYGDQNGVASGLSRGLRLRFGDKPKDVVVIAGDGGTADIGFQQVLHSWFRKERFTTIMLDNEVYGNTGGQESGMTNRGAVLKMAPLGKKFEKMDMLQMAKVAGCAYVATVVPNNPRRVESVIKKAVLIAREVGSTYIQAYTSCNIEYAIPTDKVMEDAKNVENDRYQFTEYVSEEAKQYLAERYGYKEFLPKPAAPAAAIPTKA
- a CDS encoding methylenetetrahydrofolate reductase C-terminal domain-containing protein, which codes for MPTRVMIPGEDDSAQQAGGVHKRPPIPDGSLKAECPKFMSHGPCGGVRKGGFCEVYPEMTCPWVTLYIQLEKIGQLEWMKQV
- the queF gene encoding preQ(1) synthase codes for the protein MKRKTVKRKSTTTKLGYDERHAKSGITAPLPDIETFPNQYKGYEITIEIPEYTAICPKTGLPDFGTITLHYKPGKKCLELKSLKMYLHAYRNLGIFYENAVNRILHDIVKACRPVQARVTGEFTARGGLSSKIEATYP